A window of Synergistales bacterium contains these coding sequences:
- a CDS encoding carbamoyl phosphate synthase small subunit, whose product MAYLQTANGAQWSGAITGPTGVTGELVFSTSPVGYPQSVTDPSYCGQILVFAFPLTGTYPVDSNLESGRPWVRGVVTGTCDDTAFKQWLADWGIPVLENVPTRRVVEHIREGGTVRARIAGGSTGGTATANHPCPEGNPYVAETSCAEVQRYPGSGCRLAVIDYGIKEGILRYLSDRSVEVVRFPHTVTPEGVLACDPDGILLSNGPGDPRFLREERETVKGLLGARPLLGICLGHQLLALACGADSRKLPFGHRGANHPVVDCASGRGVVTSQNHGYEVVADSLAGTGLSVSHRHLSDNTVEGVVHPAYRARGVQFHPEASPGPTEGRCILDDFLASISEREGSYV is encoded by the coding sequence ATGGCTTATCTGCAGACAGCGAACGGAGCGCAGTGGAGCGGAGCGATCACCGGACCGACCGGGGTCACCGGGGAGCTGGTCTTTTCCACATCGCCTGTGGGGTATCCCCAGAGTGTCACCGACCCATCCTACTGCGGGCAGATCCTGGTCTTCGCCTTCCCCCTGACGGGGACCTATCCGGTGGACAGCAATCTGGAATCAGGGAGACCCTGGGTACGCGGCGTGGTGACGGGCACCTGTGACGACACAGCTTTCAAGCAGTGGCTCGCCGATTGGGGCATCCCGGTTCTGGAGAACGTGCCGACCCGGAGGGTTGTGGAACATATCCGTGAAGGCGGCACGGTCCGGGCCAGGATCGCCGGCGGGTCGACAGGGGGCACCGCAACAGCAAACCATCCATGTCCCGAAGGCAACCCCTACGTGGCAGAGACCAGCTGCGCCGAGGTCCAACGCTATCCGGGATCAGGCTGCCGTTTGGCCGTCATCGACTACGGGATCAAGGAGGGCATCCTCCGGTATCTCTCAGATCGCAGCGTGGAGGTCGTCCGCTTCCCCCACACTGTCACGCCGGAAGGGGTGCTGGCCTGTGATCCCGACGGGATCCTGCTTTCCAACGGCCCAGGCGATCCCCGCTTTCTCCGGGAAGAACGGGAAACGGTCAAAGGCCTTCTCGGGGCACGCCCTCTCCTGGGCATCTGTCTGGGACACCAGCTGCTGGCGCTGGCCTGCGGCGCCGACTCCAGGAAGCTCCCCTTCGGCCACCGCGGCGCCAACCATCCGGTGGTAGACTGCGCCTCCGGCCGGGGTGTTGTCACCAGTCAGAACCACGGATACGAGGTGGTCGCCGACTCGCTCGCCGGAACGGGCCTGTCCGTCTCCCACCGGCATCTTTCCGACAACACCGTGGAAGGTGTGGTCCACCCCGCCTACCGGGCACGGGGTGTGCAGTTCCATCCCGAAGCGTCTCCGGGGCCCACGGAGGGCCGCTGTATCCTTGACGATTTCCTGGCATCCATCTCGGAAAGGGAGGGTTCCTATGTGTAA
- the carB gene encoding carbamoyl-phosphate synthase large subunit, giving the protein MCKADPATISSVLVIGSGPIQIGQGAEFDYSGSQACRVLREEGVRVIVHNCNPATIQTDRSSADAVYFRPPTEEAVVDILQREEPDGVIATMGGQHALNLLVSLEEKGLWEEHGVRILGTGAESVRNAEGRLAFRTAMQQAGQPVVESTYVNNTEEAIAFAAETGYPVVVRPDFTLGGHGGGTASSPEELRTLAEHGLAVSPTRQVLVERCLNGWREVEYEMIRDGSGNALCVCTMENIDPMGVHTGDSVVVAPNLTLTDRQNHRLRQAALDIVNHLDIRGACNVQFALHPDGGSYHVIEVNPRASRSSALASKATGYPIARIATKIALGRGLTELTNPVTGVSSALAEPALDYVVVKIPRWPFDKFPRASTRLGTSMKATGEVMAMGTTVVEALQKAFRSLELPLRLTDRLSSVPAREIEEGAATPSHKRLLYVTELLRRGYSPMEIRGWTGIQPYFLRQLAKLTEWEHRWSDGPPSPTRFREGKALGVGDAAMAALKGVTEDDIRTERKKHGIPTFQPVDTCAAEYPSATGYLYGTHLLHAPGETGESADRHDGESVVVLGSGPIRMGQGLEFDYCCVKAVEALQKIGYRPIMVNNNPSTVSTDFDITPVLYAEPVTYEDVMDIVEREHPLGVFGSFGGQTALKVARALDTSGVPLLGNSAAVVDIAEDRKQFARLLDDLGIPQPASDTATAADEALDKAERLGFPLMVRPSYVIGGRAMRVVRSPAELEGYLTEAVEASEDHPVLLDSFLKGVEFEIDAVCDGADIHVPAIIEHLDPAGVHSGDSIAMLPALSHKALHSTMIAYVRAISERLGLKGLLNVQFIVNEGTVYVIEANPRASRTVPIISKVTGVPMVELAVRVAMDEPLRRLTQETGPVECGNCAVKVPVFSTARLEGVEVAAGPEMRSTGESLGVASSMGDALADALEGAGWKRSAINGVLFSASEESKQDVLPLASSALDYGWEVYATAGTAALLEQWGLEATKTLEDGTAVAGCIRNGEIGLVVNIPRQGNDSSTAGFRLRRLAAEWGVPCITSMEVARAVFPALSKRNGRCGPKAA; this is encoded by the coding sequence ATGTGTAAGGCAGACCCGGCCACGATTTCGTCGGTGCTGGTCATCGGCTCGGGACCGATCCAGATCGGTCAGGGTGCGGAGTTCGACTACTCGGGGAGCCAGGCCTGCCGGGTACTCCGGGAGGAGGGGGTGCGGGTCATCGTCCACAACTGCAATCCCGCCACCATACAGACCGACCGGAGTTCCGCCGACGCCGTCTACTTCCGTCCCCCTACGGAGGAGGCGGTCGTTGATATCCTGCAGCGGGAAGAACCCGACGGGGTGATCGCCACGATGGGCGGCCAGCATGCACTGAACCTCCTGGTTTCTCTGGAAGAAAAGGGCCTATGGGAAGAGCATGGCGTGCGAATCCTCGGAACCGGTGCGGAATCCGTGCGGAACGCCGAAGGACGGCTTGCCTTCCGGACCGCCATGCAGCAGGCAGGGCAGCCTGTGGTGGAAAGCACCTACGTCAACAATACAGAGGAGGCCATCGCCTTCGCGGCGGAAACAGGCTATCCCGTGGTGGTACGCCCCGATTTCACGCTGGGCGGCCACGGCGGCGGCACCGCCTCCTCTCCGGAAGAGCTGCGGACGCTCGCGGAGCACGGACTGGCCGTATCGCCGACCCGCCAGGTTTTGGTGGAACGCTGTCTCAACGGATGGCGGGAGGTGGAATACGAGATGATCCGGGACGGCTCGGGAAACGCCCTCTGCGTCTGCACCATGGAAAACATCGACCCCATGGGTGTCCATACCGGAGACAGTGTGGTGGTGGCGCCGAATCTCACGCTGACGGACCGCCAGAACCACAGGTTACGCCAGGCGGCGCTGGATATCGTCAACCATCTGGACATCCGCGGCGCCTGTAATGTCCAGTTCGCCCTCCACCCCGACGGCGGCAGCTACCATGTGATCGAGGTGAACCCCCGGGCCAGCCGTTCCAGCGCACTGGCGAGCAAGGCCACAGGCTACCCCATCGCCCGGATCGCCACCAAGATCGCTCTGGGCCGTGGCCTGACGGAGCTCACCAACCCGGTCACCGGCGTTTCCAGCGCGCTGGCCGAACCGGCGCTGGACTATGTGGTGGTCAAGATCCCCCGCTGGCCCTTCGACAAGTTTCCCCGCGCTTCCACCAGGCTGGGGACGAGCATGAAGGCCACCGGCGAGGTGATGGCCATGGGGACAACCGTTGTGGAAGCGCTCCAGAAGGCCTTCCGCTCCCTGGAACTCCCCCTGCGCCTCACCGACAGGCTCTCCAGTGTCCCGGCCAGGGAGATCGAGGAGGGAGCGGCCACGCCTTCACACAAGCGTCTGCTCTACGTGACGGAGCTCCTCCGGCGGGGCTACAGCCCTATGGAGATCCGCGGGTGGACGGGCATCCAGCCCTACTTCCTCCGGCAGCTGGCCAAACTGACGGAATGGGAACACCGCTGGTCGGACGGACCACCTTCACCAACACGCTTCAGGGAAGGCAAGGCACTGGGCGTCGGCGATGCGGCCATGGCCGCTCTGAAGGGTGTCACCGAAGACGACATCCGGACAGAGCGAAAGAAACACGGCATCCCCACATTCCAGCCTGTGGACACCTGCGCGGCGGAGTACCCGTCGGCCACCGGCTATCTCTACGGCACCCACCTCCTCCACGCGCCCGGGGAAACGGGAGAGAGCGCAGACCGCCATGACGGGGAGAGCGTAGTGGTCCTCGGTTCCGGACCGATCCGTATGGGACAGGGGCTGGAGTTCGACTACTGCTGTGTCAAGGCTGTGGAAGCGCTCCAGAAGATCGGATACCGGCCGATCATGGTGAACAACAACCCCTCCACGGTCAGTACGGATTTCGACATCACCCCTGTCCTCTACGCAGAACCTGTCACCTACGAGGATGTGATGGATATCGTGGAACGGGAGCACCCCCTGGGTGTGTTCGGTTCCTTCGGGGGACAGACGGCACTGAAGGTGGCCAGGGCGCTCGACACAAGCGGTGTGCCGCTTCTCGGCAACAGCGCCGCTGTGGTCGATATCGCCGAGGACAGGAAGCAGTTCGCCCGGCTGCTTGACGATCTTGGTATCCCACAGCCCGCAAGCGATACAGCCACTGCAGCCGACGAAGCTCTGGACAAGGCGGAACGGCTCGGATTCCCGCTGATGGTACGGCCGAGCTACGTCATCGGCGGACGGGCGATGCGCGTGGTCCGTTCGCCGGCCGAGCTGGAAGGCTATCTCACCGAAGCCGTAGAGGCCAGTGAAGACCATCCGGTGCTGCTGGACTCCTTTCTGAAGGGGGTGGAATTCGAGATCGACGCGGTCTGCGACGGAGCGGACATCCACGTCCCGGCCATCATCGAACATCTGGATCCGGCGGGGGTGCACTCCGGCGACAGCATCGCCATGCTCCCCGCACTCTCCCATAAGGCGCTGCACAGCACCATGATCGCCTACGTCAGGGCCATCTCGGAACGGCTCGGCCTCAAGGGGCTCCTCAATGTGCAGTTCATTGTCAACGAGGGGACGGTGTATGTCATCGAGGCCAACCCCCGGGCGAGCCGGACGGTGCCGATCATCTCCAAGGTGACCGGCGTACCGATGGTGGAGCTGGCGGTCCGCGTCGCCATGGACGAACCGCTGCGCCGGCTGACACAGGAGACCGGCCCGGTGGAATGCGGAAACTGTGCCGTAAAGGTGCCCGTCTTCTCCACGGCACGTCTGGAAGGCGTAGAGGTTGCCGCAGGGCCCGAGATGCGCTCCACCGGCGAATCCCTGGGGGTAGCCTCCTCCATGGGCGACGCGCTGGCCGATGCTTTGGAGGGCGCCGGCTGGAAACGCTCCGCGATCAACGGCGTGCTTTTCTCCGCCTCGGAAGAAAGCAAGCAGGATGTCCTGCCGCTGGCTTCGTCGGCTCTGGACTATGGCTGGGAGGTCTACGCTACAGCGGGGACGGCGGCGCTGCTCGAACAGTGGGGTCTGGAAGCGACGAAAACCCTGGAAGACGGCACGGCGGTCGCCGGCTGTATACGGAACGGGGAGATCGGCCTGGTGGTCAACATCCCCAGGCAGGGCAACGACAGCTCTACAGCGGGATTCCGCCTCCGCCGACTCGCCGCCGAGTGGGGGGTTCCCTGCATCACCTCCATGGAGGTGGCGCGGGCCGTGTTCCCGGCCCTTTCCAAACGGAACGGAAGGTGTGGACCAAAAGCGGCATGA
- a CDS encoding aldehyde:ferredoxin oxidoreductase, with the protein MDKMKLLKEWDYEAVDADRGYTGKTLYLNVGDQRMEEKPVTDEMKEKFVGGRGFDLRLLWDAVNENTKWDSPENEIVISGGPLCGITQYPGTGKYYAAFISPLSNQVYDSNSGGHFAPLLKFAGYDALELQGKSDRDIVVFIDGDNGKVQIYESPFGDDVNAYTVTKPLHEYFAGNENELRFVSVISAGQAANHSYWGCLNTSFYDVKRKDFRLKQAGRGGGGTVFRDKKIAALVVRKRNWTGQSTGPEDPQELQKPGAKINKEIFTLDNKMNQMRKVGTTHLNQIMNTYHLLPTNNYKYGQHPDAWRMSTDHYKRLFTQNIPDGCWIGCTLACAHGVDHFKLQTGPWKGKEVLVDGPEYETAAGLGSNIGIFDPFWTIEANFYADHYGMDTISLGTGLAFVCECYEKGFLNKEITNGLNLNFGQMDDLMELIHRMGEGKDEFAKEAAKGIKHFSETVIEKYGAPREIVEKFAMQGQGVEVSEYVCKESVAQWGGFFLTLKGPQHDEAWLIFMDRVNKQLPTFDDKAEALHYFPNFRTWFSLVGLCKLPWNDIEPADNKTKYPPQDAAKVPEHVDNYVRIFKAVTGRDFDKDEMIRQAERVYNYQRVFQLRMGRGTRADHNIPDRALGPVFYEEWMARAKYYDEELEKAGIDPEGLSVEKKIEKLQEHRHKEWEKLKDAVYKRRGWDRNGIPTLEKLQELGMDLPEVVEVVKAKANPEDKFED; encoded by the coding sequence ATCGACAAGATGAAACTGCTCAAGGAATGGGACTACGAAGCGGTCGATGCAGACAGAGGCTATACGGGCAAAACGCTCTACCTCAATGTCGGCGACCAGCGTATGGAGGAAAAGCCCGTCACCGATGAAATGAAAGAGAAATTCGTCGGCGGCCGGGGTTTCGATCTCAGGCTGCTCTGGGACGCCGTCAACGAGAACACCAAGTGGGACAGCCCGGAAAACGAGATCGTCATCTCCGGCGGTCCGCTCTGCGGGATCACCCAGTATCCGGGAACGGGCAAGTACTACGCCGCGTTCATCTCTCCGCTTTCCAACCAGGTCTACGACAGCAACTCCGGCGGCCACTTCGCCCCGCTCCTCAAGTTCGCCGGCTACGACGCGCTGGAGCTGCAGGGGAAATCCGACCGGGACATCGTCGTCTTCATCGACGGCGACAACGGTAAGGTTCAGATCTACGAATCGCCCTTCGGTGACGATGTCAATGCCTATACCGTCACCAAACCGCTCCACGAATACTTCGCCGGCAACGAAAACGAACTGCGCTTCGTCTCGGTCATCTCCGCCGGACAGGCCGCCAACCACAGCTACTGGGGCTGCCTGAACACCAGCTTCTACGACGTGAAACGCAAGGACTTCCGCCTCAAGCAGGCCGGCCGCGGTGGCGGCGGAACGGTCTTCCGGGACAAGAAGATCGCCGCCCTGGTGGTCCGGAAGCGCAACTGGACCGGTCAGAGCACCGGCCCCGAGGATCCCCAGGAACTCCAGAAACCCGGCGCCAAGATCAACAAGGAGATCTTCACGCTGGACAACAAGATGAACCAGATGCGCAAAGTGGGGACCACGCACCTCAACCAGATCATGAACACCTACCACCTGCTCCCCACCAATAACTACAAGTACGGCCAGCATCCCGACGCCTGGAGGATGAGCACCGACCACTACAAGCGGCTCTTCACCCAGAACATCCCCGACGGATGCTGGATCGGCTGCACGCTGGCCTGCGCCCACGGCGTGGACCACTTCAAGCTCCAGACCGGCCCCTGGAAGGGCAAGGAGGTTCTGGTGGACGGTCCCGAGTACGAGACCGCCGCAGGCCTGGGCTCCAACATCGGCATCTTCGACCCCTTCTGGACCATCGAGGCCAACTTCTACGCCGACCATTACGGCATGGACACCATCTCCCTCGGTACGGGACTGGCCTTCGTCTGCGAGTGCTACGAGAAGGGCTTCCTCAACAAGGAGATCACAAACGGCCTCAATCTCAACTTCGGCCAGATGGACGACCTCATGGAGCTCATCCACCGCATGGGCGAAGGAAAAGACGAGTTCGCCAAGGAAGCCGCCAAGGGAATCAAGCACTTCAGCGAGACTGTCATCGAGAAGTACGGCGCGCCCCGCGAGATCGTGGAGAAGTTCGCCATGCAGGGCCAGGGCGTGGAGGTCTCCGAGTACGTCTGCAAGGAATCGGTGGCCCAGTGGGGCGGCTTCTTCCTGACGCTGAAGGGCCCCCAGCACGACGAGGCCTGGCTGATCTTCATGGACCGGGTCAACAAACAGCTCCCCACCTTCGATGACAAAGCCGAGGCGCTGCATTACTTCCCCAACTTCCGGACCTGGTTCTCCCTGGTGGGCCTCTGCAAGCTGCCCTGGAACGACATCGAACCGGCGGACAACAAGACGAAATACCCGCCCCAGGATGCCGCCAAGGTACCCGAGCACGTTGACAACTACGTCCGCATCTTCAAAGCCGTGACCGGACGGGACTTCGACAAGGACGAGATGATCAGGCAGGCCGAGCGGGTGTACAACTACCAGCGCGTCTTCCAGCTCCGTATGGGCAGGGGGACACGGGCGGACCACAATATCCCCGACCGCGCCCTGGGACCCGTCTTCTACGAGGAATGGATGGCCCGTGCCAAGTACTACGACGAGGAGCTCGAAAAGGCCGGCATCGATCCCGAAGGCCTGAGTGTGGAGAAGAAGATCGAGAAGCTTCAGGAGCACCGCCACAAGGAGTGGGAGAAGCTCAAGGACGCCGTCTACAAACGCCGCGGCTGGGACAGAAACGGCATCCCCACCCTCGAGAAGCTGCAGGAGCTCGGCATGGACCTCCCCGAGGTCGTTGAGGTTGTCAAAGCCAAAGCGAATCCGGAGGACAAGTTCGAGGACTGA
- the thiS gene encoding sulfur carrier protein ThiS: MITVNTEPMEWRPGMTVKDVLKEKEYTFPLVGVWIDDEPVHRDDFPHTEVPDGAKVQVIHSISGG; this comes from the coding sequence ATGATCACCGTGAACACGGAGCCCATGGAGTGGCGTCCCGGCATGACCGTCAAGGACGTCCTGAAAGAAAAGGAGTATACCTTCCCCCTGGTGGGGGTGTGGATCGACGACGAACCCGTCCACCGGGACGACTTCCCTCATACGGAGGTCCCGGACGGAGCGAAGGTACAGGTGATCCACTCCATCAGCGGAGGGTAA